A genomic region of Candidatus Hydrogenedentota bacterium contains the following coding sequences:
- a CDS encoding amino acid permease, which yields MQPKRALSLFDSTCIIVGIIVGAGIFETAPTVAGAMGTAAGILGIWLAGGLLALAGALCYAELATAYPHQGGDYIYLSRAYGSWAGYLFGWSQLAIIRPGDIALMAFIFARYAQTLYAPFPRAGMLYAVAAVVVLTTMNVMGVQEGKWTQNLLTVAKTAGLLLIVAAGLVGPGGQSAPGGAGTITLGGVKLALILVMFTFGGWNEMAYVSAEVKCPEKNIVRALALGTAAVTVLYLCVNGAYLSVLGAEGMAASPAVAVDTVKPLLPDLAARAVSVLICISALGAVNGLVFTGARISYAMGADHPVFSRVGLWSERFGTPVWALVVQGALSIAIIVVAGSFMDTILYTAPVVWMFFVATGISVFVLRRSDPGTPRPFKVAGFPVTPVLFCAFAAFMLYSCVTYALAEKPLGLLVVSGVVIAGAVLYAATHCWGRGVRKVTGS from the coding sequence ATGCAACCGAAACGCGCACTGTCATTATTCGATTCCACGTGCATTATCGTGGGCATCATCGTGGGCGCGGGTATTTTCGAAACCGCGCCCACGGTCGCCGGCGCCATGGGCACCGCTGCCGGTATTCTGGGGATCTGGCTCGCGGGCGGCTTGCTGGCCCTGGCCGGGGCACTGTGTTATGCCGAACTTGCCACCGCCTACCCCCATCAGGGCGGCGACTACATCTACCTCAGCCGTGCTTACGGCTCCTGGGCGGGATACTTGTTCGGGTGGTCGCAGCTGGCCATCATTCGGCCGGGGGACATTGCCCTGATGGCGTTCATCTTTGCCCGGTACGCCCAAACGCTCTACGCGCCCTTCCCGCGAGCCGGCATGTTGTATGCCGTAGCGGCCGTGGTGGTTCTCACGACAATGAACGTCATGGGCGTGCAAGAAGGCAAATGGACTCAAAACCTCTTGACTGTCGCAAAGACGGCGGGCCTTTTGCTCATTGTCGCGGCGGGGCTGGTGGGTCCGGGCGGCCAAAGCGCTCCAGGCGGAGCCGGAACGATAACGTTGGGCGGTGTAAAGCTCGCCTTGATCCTCGTAATGTTCACGTTTGGGGGTTGGAACGAAATGGCGTATGTGTCGGCCGAGGTGAAATGCCCCGAGAAGAATATCGTTCGGGCCCTGGCGCTGGGCACTGCCGCGGTGACCGTGCTGTATCTGTGTGTCAACGGCGCCTACCTATCCGTGCTCGGGGCGGAAGGCATGGCCGCTTCCCCGGCGGTAGCCGTGGACACCGTGAAGCCCCTGTTGCCGGACCTCGCCGCCAGGGCCGTGAGCGTGCTCATCTGCATATCCGCGCTCGGGGCCGTGAACGGGCTGGTGTTTACAGGCGCGCGCATCTCCTACGCGATGGGCGCCGATCATCCGGTATTCAGCCGCGTGGGCCTGTGGAGCGAGCGCTTCGGCACGCCGGTGTGGGCACTTGTCGTACAAGGCGCCCTCAGCATTGCCATCATCGTCGTGGCCGGCTCGTTCATGGACACAATCCTGTATACCGCCCCCGTGGTGTGGATGTTTTTCGTGGCAACGGGCATCTCGGTGTTCGTGTTGCGCCGCAGCGACCCCGGAACACCGCGCCCGTTCAAGGTGGCGGGATTCCCGGTTACGCCGGTCCTCTTCTGCGCCTTCGCCGCGTTCATGCTGTACAGTTGTGTAACCTATGCCCTCGCCGAGAAGCCCCTCGGCCTCCTGGTGGTATCGGGCGTAGTGATTGCGGGGGCGGTACTCTATGCGGCCACCCATTGCTGGGGGCGCGGCGTCCGCAAAGTTACCGGCTCATAG
- a CDS encoding NUDIX hydrolase, whose protein sequence is MRPNNESTVRILGEGRFLRLVDRDSWEHVERINVSGVVCMVAVTPRNELILVEQYRAALRRATIEIPAGLVGDIPGGEDEAFETAATRELEEESGYTASHMRFLSEGPTSSGICSETIRFYRAEGVRKISDGGGDHSEDIIVHIVPLAGIHDWLEKQPERGVFIDPKVYAALYFAGCGAPQ, encoded by the coding sequence ATGAGACCCAACAACGAAAGCACTGTGAGGATTCTTGGCGAGGGCCGTTTTCTGAGGCTGGTGGACCGCGATTCGTGGGAACACGTCGAGCGCATCAACGTTTCCGGCGTGGTCTGCATGGTTGCGGTCACGCCCCGCAACGAGCTCATCCTCGTGGAACAATACCGCGCCGCGTTGCGCAGGGCGACCATTGAAATCCCGGCGGGGCTGGTGGGCGACATCCCCGGCGGAGAGGACGAGGCGTTCGAAACCGCCGCCACGCGCGAACTTGAGGAGGAATCGGGCTACACCGCCTCCCACATGCGTTTTCTGAGCGAGGGCCCCACGTCGTCGGGCATCTGTTCAGAGACTATCCGGTTCTATCGCGCCGAGGGCGTGCGCAAGATCAGCGACGGCGGCGGGGACCATTCCGAGGACATCATCGTGCACATCGTGCCCCTCGCGGGCATTCACGACTGGCTGGAAAAGCAGCCCGAACGCGGCGTGTTCATCGACCCGAAGGTGTATGCCGCACTGTATTTCGCTGGGTGCGGCGCCCCGCAATAA